In Streptococcus parauberis NCFD 2020, the sequence TAACAGTTATTTTTTCAGGTAATTCATTAAGGATATTGGTTACGCGAGCACGAACTGATTTAATTCCTTTAGATTCAATTTTATCTTTACTTACTTTAAGGGCATCGCCAAGCACTGACATATCAACATCAAACAAGAGACAGCCATGGTGCATCATACGACCTTTGTAATAAGCTTGCGCGTTACCACAGAATTTCTTTCCATCGATTTCAAGGTCGTTGCGTCCAGTAAATTCTGCTTTAACACCTAAATCAGCTAAAGTTGCAATAACTGGTTGTGAGAAAGTTTTGAAATCGAAGGCACCCTCTTCAGATTTGTTAGAAATAATGGTATAGTTCAAATTGTTTAAGTCGTGATATACAGCACCACCACCAGATAAACGACGAACGACATGGATACCATGTTCATCAGTATACTCTTTGTTAATCTCTTGAATGGTATTTTGGTGCTTACCAATAATGATTGCAGGTTCGTTAATCCATAAGATAAAGATTTCATCTTCACTTGTAAGTTCACGAAAAGCGTAAGCCTCTAAAGCAATATTATAAGCAGGGTCATTACTTTTGTTAACGATATATTTCATTTCTACTCCTAATTGTTTTCTACGTCATTACTTAATATTTTAAGACAAACGCTATAATTAAACAAGTCAAAAGATTGATTTTTCAGTAGTTTCAAGCACTTTTGTGACTTTAATATTCTATCAATATTTTTATATGCAGCCCAGCCATTCAAAAAAGCTTAGGAAAAATCCTAAACTTTTTTATTAATCATTTATGCTTATTTTCTTTTTGGTGGGTTATGGATTGCTTCGCCTAATACATCAGCAAATGCCTCGTACATAACTTCTGAGAATGTTGGGTGACCATGGATTGAAAGTAATAATTCATCTACTGTCAATTCAGATTCCATAATTGTAGCAGCTTCGTTAATCATTTCAGCAGCTGCAGGTCCTACGATGTGAACACCAAGGATTTCATGGAATTTAGCATCAGCAATAACTTTTACGAAACCTTGAGCTTCGTTTGAAGCAATAGCACGACCATTACCAGTAAAGCTGTTACGTCCAACTAATACATCACCATATTTAGCACGTGCGTCTTCTTCAGTAAGACCAACCATTGCTACTTCTGGGTGAGTATAAACTGCTGCAGGAGTATATTCTAGGTTAACTTTACGAGTGTTTCCACGCATTGCATTTTCTGCTGCAACCTCACCCATCCGGAATGCAGCATGAGCAAGCATTTTAGTTCCGTTAACATCACCTGGTGCATAGATACCAGGGATTGAAGTTTCTTGGTATTCATTAACTTTTATACGGTTACGTTCCATATCAAGATTAAGATTTTCAAGACCATTCATTTGTGGAACACGTCCGATAGAAAGAAGAGCTTTTTCAGCAACAATTTCTTCACCATTGTTAAGTTTCAATGTTAATTGATTGTTTTCTTCAACGATTTCAGAAACACCAACTGAAGTTTTGATCTTCATACCTTTTTTAGCTAAGATTTTTTGTAATTCAAGTGATACATCTTTATCCATAGCTGGGATGATGCGGTCTGCCATTTCAACAACAGTTACATCAACACCGTAAGATGCCCATACTAAACCAAGTTCAATACCAACAACTCCACCACCCATAACTGCAAGTGATTTAGGCATTTCACGTAAGTCAAGGATATCATCAGAAGTTAAAACAAGTTTAGAATCAATTCCCGGGATATTGATACGCGAAACTTTAGAACCAGTTGCAAGGATGATAGAACGTCCTTTAATTGTTTCTGAACCAATTGTAACAGTTTTGTCAGGGTTAACTTGACCAAGACCATTAAATAAAGTTACTTTGTTTGATTTCAATAGACCTTTAACACCACCAGTTAACGTTTTAACTACTGAGTTTTTGAAATCAACTGTTTTATCCATATCAATTGTATAGTTAGTTGATGCTAAATTGATACCACGACCTGCAGCAATCTTAATACCATCAAGAATTTCAGCATTTTTAAGGTATGTTTTAGTTGGGATACATCCAACGTTTAAACAAGTTCCACCGAATTCTGATTTTTCAATGATTGCAACTTTTCCACCCAATTGAGCAGCACGTATTGCACCGTAATAACCAGCAGGTCCGCCACCAACAACAACGATATCGTATTCGTTATCAGCAAGTGGAGCTTTGTCAGCTTTGGCTGGAGCTGCATCATCTGCTTTAGCTTTAGGTACTTCTAAACCAGCTGATTCAAGGTTTTCTGTTGCTTTTGCATCAGATGATGCTGATGATGATACTTCATCTACAGATTCGCCCTCTGCTCCAATGTATCCGATAACTTCTGTTACAGGAACTGTTTCACCGTCTTTACGAACGATTTTTAAGAGGACACCAGCGTCTTCTGCTTCAATTTCCATGTTAGTTTTATCTGACATGATTTCAAGAAGGATATCACCTTCATTTACAGTATCGCCTTCTTGTTTTTTCCACTCGATGATTTCACCTTCTTGCATATCAACACCAAGTTTAGGCATAATAATTTCAAAAGCCATTATTTTCTCCTTTAAATACTTCATATATAGGTATGTACAATTAAGATTGACTCTTTTACACTGTCACTATACCACATTATTAATCAATTTGTTGTATCTTGACGACTTATCAGATTAATAGTCCAAATGGATTTTCCATTAAGTTTTTAAGATCAACCATGAATTTAGCACCGTTCATGCCATCAACAAGTCTATGGTCAATTGTTAAACACATTGCCATGATTGGACGAGGAACGATTTCACCATTAACTACAGTTGGTGTCGGAATAGTTGCTCCAACACCTAAAATTGCTGAGTTTGGTTGGTTAATGATAGGGTTAAATGTTTTAGTACCGAACATACCTAAATTTGTGATAGAGAATGTTGAACCTGACATTTCAGCAGCTTTTAATTTACCTTGCTGAGTTTTCTTAATGACATCTTTTGATGCAACAACGAAATCAGCAAGTGACATCTTATCTGCATTGTGAACTACTGGTACAATTAATCCATCATCAAGACCAACGGCAATACCAATATTTACAAATTTGTGTAATTCAATTTCTTGTGCGTCATTGATTAATGAAGCATTCATGTATTGATGTTCTGGTTTCATCAATGTTTTAACAACAGCCATACCAATTAAGTCAGTAAAACTTACTTTCAAACCAGTTTTTTCCATGATTGGGTCAATTAATTTTTTACGAAGAGACATCATCTCAGTCATATCAATATCATAGTTCAATGTGAATGACGGAGCTGTTAGGTAAGAGTTAGTCATACCTTTAGAGATTGCTTTACGCATTGCAGACATCTTGATAACTTCAACACCTTCAGGAAGTTCAGCTTTCGCATTTTCTCCTTTTGCCGGTTTAGCAACAACTTCTTCAGCTGGTTTTGATGCTTTGATTGTAGCTAAGATATCTTCTTTCATCACTTTACC encodes:
- a CDS encoding dihydrolipoamide acetyltransferase → MAAEIIMPKLGVDMQEGEIIEWKKQEGDSVNEGDILLEIMSDKTNMEIEAEDAGILLKIVRPAGDVVPVTEVIGYIGAEGESVENIASSEKTTEIPVPNSADAAPTVAPKEDVERPEITVETALPQGNGEKVRATPAARKTASEMGVSLGQVPGSGPKGRVHQEDVENFKNAQPKASPLACKMAEDAGLNLADITGTGFNGKVMKEDILATIKASKPAEEVVAKPAKGENAKAELPEGVEVIKMSAMRKAISKGMTNSYLTAPSFTLNYDIDMTEMMSLRKKLIDPIMEKTGLKVSFTDLIGMAVVKTLMKPEHQYMNASLINDAQEIELHKFVNIGIAVGLDDGLIVPVVHNADKMSLADFVVASKDVIKKTQQGKLKAAEMSGSTFSITNLGMFGTKTFNPIINQPNSAILGVGATIPTPTVVNGEIVPRPIMAMCLTIDHRLVDGMNGAKFMVDLKNLMENPFGLLI
- the lpdA gene encoding dihydrolipoyl dehydrogenase, translating into MAFEIIMPKLGVDMQEGEIIEWKKQEGDTVNEGDILLEIMSDKTNMEIEAEDAGVLLKIVRKDGETVPVTEVIGYIGAEGESVDEVSSSASSDAKATENLESAGLEVPKAKADDAAPAKADKAPLADNEYDIVVVGGGPAGYYGAIRAAQLGGKVAIIEKSEFGGTCLNVGCIPTKTYLKNAEILDGIKIAAGRGINLASTNYTIDMDKTVDFKNSVVKTLTGGVKGLLKSNKVTLFNGLGQVNPDKTVTIGSETIKGRSIILATGSKVSRINIPGIDSKLVLTSDDILDLREMPKSLAVMGGGVVGIELGLVWASYGVDVTVVEMADRIIPAMDKDVSLELQKILAKKGMKIKTSVGVSEIVEENNQLTLKLNNGEEIVAEKALLSIGRVPQMNGLENLNLDMERNRIKVNEYQETSIPGIYAPGDVNGTKMLAHAAFRMGEVAAENAMRGNTRKVNLEYTPAAVYTHPEVAMVGLTEEDARAKYGDVLVGRNSFTGNGRAIASNEAQGFVKVIADAKFHEILGVHIVGPAAAEMINEAATIMESELTVDELLLSIHGHPTFSEVMYEAFADVLGEAIHNPPKRK
- a CDS encoding lipoate--protein ligase, with product MKYIVNKSNDPAYNIALEAYAFRELTSEDEIFILWINEPAIIIGKHQNTIQEINKEYTDEHGIHVVRRLSGGGAVYHDLNNLNYTIISNKSEEGAFDFKTFSQPVIATLADLGVKAEFTGRNDLEIDGKKFCGNAQAYYKGRMMHHGCLLFDVDMSVLGDALKVSKDKIESKGIKSVRARVTNILNELPEKITVNEFSDKILEKMKETYPDMTEYVLSEDELVKIQESADTQFGTWDWTYGKAPEYTIERNVRYQAGKINTFANVQQSVIKNIKIYGDFFGIKDVEDIEKILIGTKYEYKDVLEKLKTIDTAQYFSRITVEEIAKAIVA